In Halopseudomonas nanhaiensis, a single window of DNA contains:
- the flgJ gene encoding flagellar assembly peptidoglycan hydrolase FlgJ, with protein sequence MNSNSLSYTDLNAMSQMGVGSKANSQENLQRVAKQFESLFMNMMVKSMRQANAGFAEGNPLNTQQTKFYQDMYDNQLTVHLAEKQGVGLADVMMRQLSPNKASPAPVAADVQAQGGQGDQSALLARRRLAISTSYRAVAEQTAATPAPAAAQARAETPAQWQPMRALAGASRPVVSTEQAIAQGAPSTAAAAPARFGSAQEFAEAMLPMARKAAARLGVDPHYLVAQAALETGWGKSVIRESDGSSSHNLFGIKTHNSWNGDSASVMTTEYRDGVKGQERASFRSYESYEQSFDDYVSFLETNGRYKQALGSTANPDQFFRELQRAGYATDPQYASKVSQIARKLMDDPRLATTAGTTDTQGKA encoded by the coding sequence ATGAACAGCAACAGCCTCAGCTACACCGATCTGAACGCCATGAGCCAGATGGGCGTCGGCAGCAAGGCCAACAGCCAGGAGAACCTGCAACGCGTCGCGAAACAGTTCGAGTCGCTGTTCATGAACATGATGGTCAAAAGCATGCGCCAGGCGAACGCCGGCTTCGCAGAAGGCAATCCCCTTAATACGCAGCAGACCAAGTTCTATCAGGACATGTACGACAACCAGCTCACCGTGCACCTGGCTGAAAAGCAGGGCGTGGGTCTGGCCGATGTGATGATGCGGCAGCTGTCGCCAAACAAGGCCTCTCCGGCGCCGGTGGCTGCGGACGTCCAGGCCCAGGGGGGGCAGGGCGACCAGTCTGCGCTTCTGGCACGTCGTCGTCTGGCCATCTCCACCAGCTATCGCGCTGTTGCCGAGCAAACCGCTGCGACACCTGCTCCTGCGGCGGCGCAGGCGAGGGCGGAAACGCCTGCGCAGTGGCAGCCGATGCGTGCATTGGCGGGCGCATCGCGTCCAGTGGTGAGCACGGAGCAGGCGATAGCCCAGGGCGCGCCCAGCACCGCTGCAGCGGCACCGGCGCGCTTCGGTAGTGCACAGGAGTTCGCCGAGGCAATGCTGCCCATGGCGCGCAAGGCGGCCGCCCGACTGGGTGTGGACCCCCACTATCTGGTAGCTCAGGCCGCGCTTGAAACCGGCTGGGGCAAATCCGTTATTCGCGAATCCGATGGCAGCAGCAGCCACAACCTGTTCGGTATCAAGACGCATAACAGCTGGAACGGCGATTCGGCCAGCGTCATGACCACTGAATATCGTGACGGCGTCAAGGGACAGGAGCGCGCCAGCTTCCGCAGCTACGAGTCATACGAACAGAGCTTCGACGACTATGTGAGCTTTCTCGAGACCAATGGCCGCTACAAGCAGGCGCTGGGCAGCACAGCCAACCCGGACCAGTTCTTCCGTGAGCTGCAGCGTGCCGGCTACGCCACCGACCCGCAGTACGCCAGCAAGGTTTCGCAGATCGCCCGCAAGCTCATGGACGATCCCCGTCTGGCCACCACCGCCGGTACTACCGACACCCAGGGAAAGGCATAA